The following proteins come from a genomic window of Athalia rosae chromosome 1, iyAthRosa1.1, whole genome shotgun sequence:
- the LOC105686006 gene encoding synaptotagmin-4 isoform X2 codes for MVGRVLEDGPLIRPVDSVSTATLVGLCIGAVILVCMAVATWWLCRRRRGHTKLGPDKSLAFRPPHRKPTAVKSPGSTSHYLKKSPSPTGPAKSPPGSGGNTPSPTGSQPSQQTNNQSSQARSPQGASTPAQTPPGEITLTIENERDKAELENNEKADNGNVNQDSNKDCLGQLEFRLRYRSEQNALVVTVVKCKELPARGTNSTSDPYVKLQLLPDKQQRVKTRVLRNTKDPIYNEDFTFYGISQSELQKMTLHFVVLSFDRYSRDDMIGEVVCSLSSVTGLEQNENHQLTLCREICPRSLKIQSQGRGELLVSLCWQPGASRLTVVVLKARNLPKMDVTGLADPYVKMYLLYNSQRIAKKKTHIKKRTLSPVFNESFVFEIPNGGDGLANVCLQFLLLDWDRVTKNEVIGRLELGSPKSQGSALSHWNDIRSSPRRQIADWHKLRE; via the exons ATGGTCGGAAGAGTTTTGGAGGATGGCCCGTTGATACGGCCGGTAGATTCTG TTTCCACTGCAACTCTTGTGGGGCTATGCATCGGTGCAGTGATCCTCGTCTGCATGGCTGTTGCAACATGGTGGCTATGTCGTCGACGTAGAGGTCACACTAAGCTTGGACCTGATAAATCTTTGGCGTTCCGGCCACCGCACCGTAAGCCTACAGCTGTGAAGAGTCCAGGAAGCACAAGTCATTATCTTAAGAAGAGTCCTAGCCCAACCGGACCAGCCAAGAGTCCACCAGGTTCTGGTGGTAATACACCTAGTCCCACTGGGTCACAGCCTTCTCAGCAAACAAACAATCAATCATCACAGGCCCGTTCTCCTCAAGGTGCTAGTACTCCTGCACAGACACCACCTGGAGAAATCACCCTTACTATTGAAAATGAGCGAGACAAAGCTGAGTTGGAAAATAACGAGAAGGCTGATAATGGAAATGTAAATCAGGATAGTAACAAGGATTGCCTAGGTCAATTGGAGTTTAGGTTGCGATATCGTAGTGAACAAAATGCGCTGGTTGTCACCGTTGTAAAGTGTAAGGAGCTTCCAGCTAGAGGGACCAATTCCACCAGCGATCCTTATGTCAAGCTGCAACTTCTCCCTGATAAACAGCAAAGAGTGAAGACCAGGGTTCTccgaaacaccaaagaccccATCTATAACGAAGATTTTACCTTCTATGGAATATCTCAAAGTGAACTTCAG aaaatgacACTCCACTTTGTAGTACTCAGCTTCGACAGGTACTCACGAGATGATATGATCGGTGAGGTAGTCTGTTCATTATCTTCTGTTACGGGGCTAGAGCAAAACGAAAACCACCAATTGACACTTTGTCGTGAGATTTGTCCGCGGAGTTTAAAG ATCCAATCGCAAGGAAGAGGTGAGCTCCTCGTCTCACTCTGCTGGCAACCAGGTGCCAGTCGCCTGACTGTGGTTGTCCTTAAGGCTCGCAACCTGCCTAAAATGGATGTGACAGGGTTGGCGGATCCATATGTCAAGATGTATCTTCTATACAATTCGCAACGTATCGCTAAAAAGAAGACACACATAAAGAAGCGCACTCTTTCCCCAGTCTTCAATGAGTCCTTTGTCTTTGAAATACCCAACGGCGGTGATGGTCTTGCCAATGTTTGCctgcaatttttattgttagattGGGATCGTGTGACCAAAAATGAG GTAATTGGTCGACTTGAGTTAGGAAGCCCTAAAAGCCAAGGATCAGCTCTGAGTCATTGGAATGACATACGCAGTTCTCCACGACGACAAATTGCTGATTGGCACAAACTGAGAGAGTAA
- the LOC105686010 gene encoding uroporphyrinogen decarboxylase, whose translation MTEHNFPPLKNDRLLRAARGEPVDKVPVWIMRQAGRYLPEFRETRSKSDFFTICRTPALACEVTLQPIRRFDYDASIIFSDILVIPQAMGMEVEMRPGVGPVLPEPLIDPSHLSRLVRPDVDKALSYVGDAITLTRQSLQGKVPLIGFTGAPWTLMGYMVQGGGSSTMPLPRLWLYRYPKASHQLLQLITDIVIDYLVLQVKAGAQLLQVFESSGDFLNDELFQNFSLKYLKLIREGVQNKLVEQNIPLVPMTAFPKGATLNSLEMLAKEGGYDVIGLDWTIDPSEARARLGPNVTLQGNMDPCALYASEAEVFERAAELVRKFGKHRYIANLGHGILPDGPITSVEAFIAGVHSV comes from the exons ATGACAGAGCACAATTTTCcaccgttgaaaaatgatcgtctGCTTCGAGCAGCCCGAGGAGAACCTGTGGACAAAGTTCCTGTTTGGATTATGCGACAAGCAGGAAGATATTTACCAGAATTTAGAGAGACCCGGTcaaaatctgatttttttaccatttgcCGAACTCCTGCTCTTGCATGTGAAGTTACACTGCAACCGATCAGACGATTCGATTATGATGCTAGTATCATATTCTCAGACATCCTCGTCATACCTCAGGCAATGGGGATGGAAGTAGAAATGAGACCTGGGGTG GGTCCAGTGTTACCGGAACCTCTTATAGACCCATCTCATTTATCCAGATTAGTGAGGCCGGATGTTGACAAGGCCTTGAGTTATGTTGGCGATGCGATTACTTTGACACGACAAAGTTTACAGGGCAAAGTGCCGCTAATAGGTTTCACAGGTGCACCT TGGACTTTGATGGGCTACATGGTGCAAGGTGGCGGCAGTTCAACAATGCCCCTACCCCGACTTTGGCTTTATCGATACCCAAAAGCATCGCATCAGTTATTGCAGCTTATAACTGATATCGTAATTGATTATCTGGTTCTGCAAGTAAAAGCTGGTGCTCAGCTTCTTCAAGTATTTGAGAGCTCTGGAGATTTCTTAAATGACGAActcttccaaaatttctccctgaaatatttgaagttgATCAGAGAGGGTGTACAGAACAAACTTGTTGAGCAAAACATTCCATTAGTTCCAATG ACTGCATTTCCCAAAGGGGCAACCCTGAATTCATTAGAAATGCTTGCAAAGGAAGGTGGTTACGACGTCATTGGACTCGATTGGACCATAGATCCTAGTGAAGCACGGGCTCGCTTAGGACCAAATGTTACACTGCAAGGAAATATGGACCCTTGTGCTTTATATGCTTCGGAG GCTGAAGTGTTTGAGCGCGCTGCAGAACTGGTCAGGAAGTTTGGAAAACATCGATATATTGCAAATTTAGGGCACGGTATATTACCTGATGGGCCAATTACATCTGTGGAAGCATTTATTGCCGGAGTCCACTCTGTATGA
- the LOC105686007 gene encoding arrestin domain-containing protein 17 isoform X1 — protein sequence MVLRDFQIQFDNPWNTFYGGQTVTGRVIVVIDSTKKIRGINIRIKGEANTAWTENKSELNNDGKYHDENQMITGHEEYFNIQYYLLGGASGVEIQLPPGEHSYPFSCVLPPNLPSSFESDLGHVRYTVKATLDRPWKFDQEVKTAFTVVSALDLNQERGAADPVQEELTKTFCCLCCGSAPLNVTVSLPVRGYVPGQAIPIRLNVENHSDVAVDTVKFYLRKVVTYTATSPTLSTKRIKIVVSEIGKGPVEGGATVNWEERLNVPPLPPSNLANCGIIRLEYNLKVEACVSGWYHRNLKRNIPVYIGTIPLTSYQPPVAPPSGSILKLDEYPTKPADPTYGGYPSGYPEFNPGFGNPDTPEPSAPLGFIPPSNSTSAMPPPLPPTMTMYPNLAPPSYAESIYGARHIQERGESEHVLGARNQFSPRYPVYSFAP from the exons ATGGTACTCAGGGACTTTCAGATACAGTTTGATAATCCTTGGAACACTTTCTACGGAGGACAGACTGTAACAGGGCGAGTTATCGTCGTCATAGATTCAACGAAGAAGATCCGCG GGATAAATATAAGGATAAAAGGAGAAGCTAACACAGCGTGGACCGAAAACAAATCTGAGCTTAATAACGATGGGAAATACcatgatgaaaatcaaatgatCACTGGTCACGAGGAATACTTCAACATACAGTACTATCTCCTTGGTGGAGCCTCAG GTGTGGAAATTCAACTACCGCCTGGTGAACATTCGTATCCATTCAGCTGCGTCTTGCCGCCCAATCTTCCAAGTAGTTTTGAATCGGATCTTGGGCATGTTCGCTACACCGTCAAAGCGACCTTAGATCGGCCTTGGAAATTCGATCAAGAAGTCAAGACCGCGTTCACGGTCGTGTCGGCGTTAGATCTCAATCAAGAGCGAGGAGCCGCG gaccCTGTTCAAGAGGAGTTAACGAAAACTTTCTGCTGTCTTTGTTGTGGATCGGCACCTCTTAATGTGACGGTGTCACTGCCGGTTCGCGGTTACGTTCCTGGTCAAGCCATTCCGATAAGATTGAATGTTGAAAACCATAGCGATGTTGCAGTGGAcacggtgaaattttatctcaGAAAA gTGGTAACTTATACGGCAACTTCACCTACGCTTTCGaccaaaagaataaaaatcgtagTATCGGAAATCGGAAAAGGACCTGTGGAAGGCGGCGCGACTGTTAATTGGGAGGAACGGTTAAATGTACCTCCGCTGCCGCCATCAAATCTGGCGAATTGTGGCATCATCAGGCTCGAGTATAATCTCAAAGTGGAAGCTTGCGTTTCGGGATG gTACCACCGTAATCTCAAGCGAAATATCCCAGTGTACATAGGAACGATTCCTCTTACGAGTTATCAGCCTCCGGTTGCTCCACCATCAGGAAGCATCTTGAAACTAGATGAGTATCCAACGAAACCCGCAGACCCTACTTATGGTGGATACCCAAGTGGCTATCCAGAGTTCAATCCTGGTTTTGGTAACCCGGATACACCGGAACCGAGTGCACCTTTAGGTTTCATCCCACCATCAAATTCAACTTCTGCAATGCCTCCACCATTGCCACCAACCATGACCATGTATCCAAATTTGG CCCCGCCATCATACGCAGAGTCGATTTACGGTGCTCGTCATATCCAAGAGCGTGGCGAGTCCGAACACGTACTGGGTGCCAGGAATCAATTCTCACCAAGATATCCGGTCTACAGCTTTGCACCATAG
- the LOC105686005 gene encoding dolichol kinase produces the protein METLIRSYKRFDDKLFRSLTDNAIQHRKNAGLGLWLAPLVGLSVAITLLRKDSSYSEICLLTGIAGIGLMMSCLCLCIRLSVKTTAIKDFEVLYFLPAMLTSVLFLLFGNKGLLVSVTWGLAVGTIGTWGVLQTISYFPGCFTFGEASAVAQTAIVFLLSAAVNLPLRYHLPPIHNDDIATVILQVAILFVATIGLLCAAFPQIRTPMWFYLTTFGVLLFGAVPILHVLLDQSPLLWVLGFVFDNIGRVFMVLYWMLCLELGIGVVAYQIVSKSKASTSVRKSFHLLAVMVYIPGLISEPMLLYLATGLVMALFLMLELMRILNLPPLGEVLQQGFSVFGDEKDLFVSLTPLYLLAGLSFPLWLPANNLTFLSLLSGILTIGVGDTAASIVGSKFGTHKWTGSPKSIEGTIACICSQLIVIYGLTYLGFLSGIWLLLRATIAVVGVSLVEAWTDQVDNLALPILMYLALVL, from the exons ATGGAAACTTTAATTCGAAGTTATAAACGTTTCGACGACAAGCTATTCCGAAGTTTAACTGATAATGCCATACAACACAG aaaGAATGCTGGGCTGGGATTATGGCTAGCACCATTAGTAGGGCTGAGCGTAGCAATTACGCTCCTGAGAAAAGACAGTAGCTATTCCGAAATTTGCTTACTTACAGGAATAGCTGGAATAGGTCTTATGATGAGCTGCCTGTGCCTTTGTATTCGTTTATCTGTGAAAACAACTGCTATCAAAGACTTTGAAGTTTTATACTTCCTCCCAGCAATGTTGACCTCTGTATTGTTTTTACTCTTTGGAAACAAAG GATTACTAGTAAGCGTTACCTGGGGACTAGCTGTGGGAACTATAGGCACATGGGGTGTCCTACAGacaatttcgtattttcctGGCTGTTTTACGTTTGGAGAAGCATCAGCAGTAGCACAAACAGctattgtttttttactttccgcAGCTGTGAATCTTCCTTTGAGATATCACCTGCCTCCTATTCACAATGATGACATTGCCACCGTCATACTCCAA GTAGCTATTTTGTTCGTTGCAACAATTGGGCTGCTTTGTGCTGCATTTCCACAAATACGCACACCGATGTGGTTTTACCTAACAACATTTGGTGTTTTGTTGTTTGGGGCCGTTCCAATTTTACACGTATTACTTGACCAAAGTCCCTTATTATGGGTACTGGGTTTTGTATTTGACAATATTGGCAGG GTCTTTATGGTCCTGTATTGGATGTTATGCTTAGAGCTGGGAATAGGTGTGGTAGCCTATCAGATAGTAAGCAAATCAAAAGCTTCCACTTCGGTCAGAAAATCATTTCACTTGTTGGCTGTAATGGTATACATTCCTGGCCTGATCAGTGAACCAATGTTACTTTATTTGGCTACTGGATTAGTTATGGCTCTATTTTTGATGCTAGAG CTCATGAGAATTTTAAACCTGCCACCGCTTGGTGAAGTTCTACAGCAGGGTTTTTCTGTGTTTGGTGATGAAAAGGATTTGTTCGTTTCTCTGACTCCGTTGTATCTGCTAGCTGGGTTATCCTTTCCACTATGGTTACCAGCCAACAATCTGACTTTTTTATCTCTACTCAGTGGTATATTGACTATCGGTGTAGGTGACACAGCTGCCAGCATTGTTGGTAGTAAATTTGGCACCCATAAATGGACAGGATCACCAAAATCCATTGAAGGAACAATTGCCTGTATTTGCAGTCAGCTCATTGTCATATATGGCCTCACATATCTTG GATTCCTTAGCGGTATTTGGCTGTTGCTACGTGCCACGATCGCTGTTGTTGGAGTATCACTTGTTGAAGCATGGACGGATCAAGTGGATAACCTGGCCTTACCAATATTGATGTACCTTGCACTTGTActttga
- the LOC105686006 gene encoding synaptotagmin-4 isoform X1, producing MTRSLNPLRHPVILSDYCQRSSMIFCHISDNNVSTATLVGLCIGAVILVCMAVATWWLCRRRRGHTKLGPDKSLAFRPPHRKPTAVKSPGSTSHYLKKSPSPTGPAKSPPGSGGNTPSPTGSQPSQQTNNQSSQARSPQGASTPAQTPPGEITLTIENERDKAELENNEKADNGNVNQDSNKDCLGQLEFRLRYRSEQNALVVTVVKCKELPARGTNSTSDPYVKLQLLPDKQQRVKTRVLRNTKDPIYNEDFTFYGISQSELQKMTLHFVVLSFDRYSRDDMIGEVVCSLSSVTGLEQNENHQLTLCREICPRSLKIQSQGRGELLVSLCWQPGASRLTVVVLKARNLPKMDVTGLADPYVKMYLLYNSQRIAKKKTHIKKRTLSPVFNESFVFEIPNGGDGLANVCLQFLLLDWDRVTKNEVIGRLELGSPKSQGSALSHWNDIRSSPRRQIADWHKLRE from the exons ATGACGCGTTCGTTGAATCCGCTTCGGCACCCGGTTATTTTGTCGGATTATTGTCAACGGTCCTCTATGATCTTCTGTCATATCAGTGACAACAATG TTTCCACTGCAACTCTTGTGGGGCTATGCATCGGTGCAGTGATCCTCGTCTGCATGGCTGTTGCAACATGGTGGCTATGTCGTCGACGTAGAGGTCACACTAAGCTTGGACCTGATAAATCTTTGGCGTTCCGGCCACCGCACCGTAAGCCTACAGCTGTGAAGAGTCCAGGAAGCACAAGTCATTATCTTAAGAAGAGTCCTAGCCCAACCGGACCAGCCAAGAGTCCACCAGGTTCTGGTGGTAATACACCTAGTCCCACTGGGTCACAGCCTTCTCAGCAAACAAACAATCAATCATCACAGGCCCGTTCTCCTCAAGGTGCTAGTACTCCTGCACAGACACCACCTGGAGAAATCACCCTTACTATTGAAAATGAGCGAGACAAAGCTGAGTTGGAAAATAACGAGAAGGCTGATAATGGAAATGTAAATCAGGATAGTAACAAGGATTGCCTAGGTCAATTGGAGTTTAGGTTGCGATATCGTAGTGAACAAAATGCGCTGGTTGTCACCGTTGTAAAGTGTAAGGAGCTTCCAGCTAGAGGGACCAATTCCACCAGCGATCCTTATGTCAAGCTGCAACTTCTCCCTGATAAACAGCAAAGAGTGAAGACCAGGGTTCTccgaaacaccaaagaccccATCTATAACGAAGATTTTACCTTCTATGGAATATCTCAAAGTGAACTTCAG aaaatgacACTCCACTTTGTAGTACTCAGCTTCGACAGGTACTCACGAGATGATATGATCGGTGAGGTAGTCTGTTCATTATCTTCTGTTACGGGGCTAGAGCAAAACGAAAACCACCAATTGACACTTTGTCGTGAGATTTGTCCGCGGAGTTTAAAG ATCCAATCGCAAGGAAGAGGTGAGCTCCTCGTCTCACTCTGCTGGCAACCAGGTGCCAGTCGCCTGACTGTGGTTGTCCTTAAGGCTCGCAACCTGCCTAAAATGGATGTGACAGGGTTGGCGGATCCATATGTCAAGATGTATCTTCTATACAATTCGCAACGTATCGCTAAAAAGAAGACACACATAAAGAAGCGCACTCTTTCCCCAGTCTTCAATGAGTCCTTTGTCTTTGAAATACCCAACGGCGGTGATGGTCTTGCCAATGTTTGCctgcaatttttattgttagattGGGATCGTGTGACCAAAAATGAG GTAATTGGTCGACTTGAGTTAGGAAGCCCTAAAAGCCAAGGATCAGCTCTGAGTCATTGGAATGACATACGCAGTTCTCCACGACGACAAATTGCTGATTGGCACAAACTGAGAGAGTAA
- the LOC105686007 gene encoding arrestin domain-containing protein 17 isoform X2, with protein sequence MITGHEEYFNIQYYLLGGASGVEIQLPPGEHSYPFSCVLPPNLPSSFESDLGHVRYTVKATLDRPWKFDQEVKTAFTVVSALDLNQERGAADPVQEELTKTFCCLCCGSAPLNVTVSLPVRGYVPGQAIPIRLNVENHSDVAVDTVKFYLRKVVTYTATSPTLSTKRIKIVVSEIGKGPVEGGATVNWEERLNVPPLPPSNLANCGIIRLEYNLKVEACVSGWYHRNLKRNIPVYIGTIPLTSYQPPVAPPSGSILKLDEYPTKPADPTYGGYPSGYPEFNPGFGNPDTPEPSAPLGFIPPSNSTSAMPPPLPPTMTMYPNLAPPSYAESIYGARHIQERGESEHVLGARNQFSPRYPVYSFAP encoded by the exons atgatCACTGGTCACGAGGAATACTTCAACATACAGTACTATCTCCTTGGTGGAGCCTCAG GTGTGGAAATTCAACTACCGCCTGGTGAACATTCGTATCCATTCAGCTGCGTCTTGCCGCCCAATCTTCCAAGTAGTTTTGAATCGGATCTTGGGCATGTTCGCTACACCGTCAAAGCGACCTTAGATCGGCCTTGGAAATTCGATCAAGAAGTCAAGACCGCGTTCACGGTCGTGTCGGCGTTAGATCTCAATCAAGAGCGAGGAGCCGCG gaccCTGTTCAAGAGGAGTTAACGAAAACTTTCTGCTGTCTTTGTTGTGGATCGGCACCTCTTAATGTGACGGTGTCACTGCCGGTTCGCGGTTACGTTCCTGGTCAAGCCATTCCGATAAGATTGAATGTTGAAAACCATAGCGATGTTGCAGTGGAcacggtgaaattttatctcaGAAAA gTGGTAACTTATACGGCAACTTCACCTACGCTTTCGaccaaaagaataaaaatcgtagTATCGGAAATCGGAAAAGGACCTGTGGAAGGCGGCGCGACTGTTAATTGGGAGGAACGGTTAAATGTACCTCCGCTGCCGCCATCAAATCTGGCGAATTGTGGCATCATCAGGCTCGAGTATAATCTCAAAGTGGAAGCTTGCGTTTCGGGATG gTACCACCGTAATCTCAAGCGAAATATCCCAGTGTACATAGGAACGATTCCTCTTACGAGTTATCAGCCTCCGGTTGCTCCACCATCAGGAAGCATCTTGAAACTAGATGAGTATCCAACGAAACCCGCAGACCCTACTTATGGTGGATACCCAAGTGGCTATCCAGAGTTCAATCCTGGTTTTGGTAACCCGGATACACCGGAACCGAGTGCACCTTTAGGTTTCATCCCACCATCAAATTCAACTTCTGCAATGCCTCCACCATTGCCACCAACCATGACCATGTATCCAAATTTGG CCCCGCCATCATACGCAGAGTCGATTTACGGTGCTCGTCATATCCAAGAGCGTGGCGAGTCCGAACACGTACTGGGTGCCAGGAATCAATTCTCACCAAGATATCCGGTCTACAGCTTTGCACCATAG